The Gymnodinialimonas sp. 57CJ19 genome includes a window with the following:
- the dxs gene encoding 1-deoxy-D-xylulose-5-phosphate synthase: MSERPTTPLLDKVNSPHDLKGLSDADLKRLADELRAEMIWTVSQTGGHFGAGLGVVEMTVALHAIFDTPRDKLIWDVSHQCYPHKILTGRREQMLTIRQKDGLSGFTKRSESAYDPFGAAHSSTSISAALGFAVARDLGGDSDTGHGDAIAVIGDGAMSGGMAFEAMNNAGHLGKRLIVILNDNEMSIAPPTGAMSSYLSRLYAGAPFQEFKAAAKGAVSLLPEPFQEGARRAKELLKSATVGGTLFEELGFSYVGPIDGHDMESLLSVLRTVKSRADGPILIHAITKKGKGYSEHRADRGHATAKFNIATGEQVKAPSNAPSYTKVFAQSLIAEAEDDPKIVAVTAAMPDGTGLDLFAERFPSRCFDVGIAEQHGVTFAAGMAAGGLKPFAAIYSTFLQRGYDQIVHDVAIQRLPVRFAIDRAGLVGADGCTHAGSYDISYMTNLPGMVVMAAADEAELRHMVRTALEIDDRPSAFRFPRGEGVGVELPERGTALEIGKGRMISEGSRVAILNFGTRLKEVQEAAETLTARGITPTIADARFAKPLDEELILQLVRHHEALITVEEGAVGGFGSHVAQLLAEKGVFDTGIKYRSMVLPDIFIDQASPRDMYAIAGMNAEDIVAKVLTTLGVEVLSQRA; encoded by the coding sequence ATGAGCGAGCGCCCAACGACCCCATTGCTGGACAAGGTGAACTCTCCCCATGACCTCAAGGGGTTGAGCGATGCTGATCTGAAGCGTCTGGCCGATGAACTGCGGGCCGAGATGATTTGGACCGTCAGCCAAACCGGCGGCCATTTCGGGGCAGGGTTGGGCGTGGTGGAAATGACCGTCGCGCTGCACGCGATCTTTGATACGCCCCGTGACAAATTGATCTGGGATGTGTCGCATCAATGCTACCCCCACAAGATCCTGACGGGGCGGCGCGAGCAGATGCTGACGATCCGCCAGAAAGACGGCCTGTCGGGTTTCACCAAACGCTCAGAATCTGCTTACGATCCGTTCGGCGCGGCGCATTCGTCGACCTCGATTTCTGCGGCCCTCGGTTTCGCCGTCGCCCGTGATCTGGGTGGAGATAGCGATACTGGCCATGGGGACGCAATTGCGGTGATTGGCGACGGGGCCATGTCCGGCGGCATGGCGTTTGAGGCGATGAACAACGCGGGCCATCTGGGCAAGCGTCTTATCGTGATCCTCAACGATAATGAGATGTCTATCGCGCCGCCAACAGGCGCAATGTCTTCCTATTTATCAAGGCTTTACGCAGGCGCCCCGTTCCAAGAATTCAAAGCCGCCGCCAAGGGTGCCGTATCCCTTCTGCCCGAACCTTTCCAAGAAGGTGCCCGCCGCGCGAAGGAGCTTCTGAAATCCGCCACGGTCGGTGGCACCTTGTTTGAGGAGTTGGGCTTTTCTTACGTCGGGCCGATTGATGGCCACGATATGGAGAGCCTCCTGTCAGTCCTGCGCACTGTGAAATCTCGCGCCGATGGGCCGATTCTGATCCATGCGATCACCAAAAAGGGCAAGGGATACTCGGAACATCGCGCCGATCGCGGCCACGCCACAGCCAAGTTCAACATCGCCACCGGAGAGCAGGTTAAAGCCCCCTCCAACGCGCCAAGCTATACCAAAGTTTTCGCGCAATCCCTGATTGCCGAGGCCGAAGACGATCCCAAAATCGTCGCTGTCACCGCCGCAATGCCCGATGGAACGGGCCTTGACCTGTTCGCAGAGCGGTTCCCAAGCCGTTGTTTTGATGTAGGAATTGCCGAGCAACACGGGGTGACCTTCGCCGCGGGTATGGCAGCAGGCGGGCTGAAGCCGTTCGCCGCGATCTATTCGACGTTCCTGCAACGGGGCTATGACCAGATCGTCCACGATGTGGCCATTCAACGCCTGCCGGTGCGCTTCGCGATTGACCGGGCGGGGCTTGTGGGGGCCGATGGCTGCACCCACGCGGGCAGCTACGACATCAGCTACATGACCAACCTTCCTGGCATGGTGGTGATGGCCGCTGCCGATGAGGCCGAGCTGCGCCATATGGTGCGCACCGCGCTGGAGATTGACGACCGCCCCAGCGCCTTTCGGTTTCCTCGTGGGGAAGGTGTCGGCGTCGAATTGCCGGAGCGTGGCACGGCCTTGGAGATCGGAAAAGGTCGCATGATTTCAGAGGGTTCTCGGGTTGCGATCCTCAATTTCGGCACCCGGCTGAAAGAGGTGCAAGAGGCCGCAGAAACCCTAACGGCGCGCGGCATCACCCCCACAATTGCCGACGCGCGTTTCGCCAAGCCGCTGGATGAGGAGCTGATCCTGCAACTCGTTCGCCATCACGAGGCGTTGATTACCGTCGAAGAAGGCGCTGTGGGTGGCTTCGGCTCTCATGTCGCGCAATTGCTGGCGGAAAAGGGCGTGTTTGACACTGGAATCAAGTACCGGTCCATGGTGTTGCCCGACATCTTTATCGACCAGGCCAGCCCACGCGATATGTACGCGATTGCGGGGATGAACGCTGAGGATATCGTGGCGAAAGTTCTCACCACTTTGGGTGTGGAAGTGCTGAGCCAGCGGGCCTAA
- a CDS encoding polyprenyl synthetase family protein, whose translation MGDFLTEQLAQFGDDDIAHGMRYAVGGGKRLRGFLVLESAALFDVPQERALYAAAAVECLHAYSLVHDDLPCMDDDDLRRGQPTVHKKWNEATAVLVGDALQTFAFELISGEDAGTAEERVALCASLAKASGAQGMVLGQAQDIAAETAGRPLTLEEITDLQANKTGRLIEWPALAGAVLGHADSAPLRAYARAIGLAFQIADDILDVEGDAALAGKALRKDADAGKATFVSLLGLSAAKARSQALLAEATAALQPYGDKAQSLRDLAHYIVTRDK comes from the coding sequence ATTGGCGACTTCCTGACAGAGCAATTGGCGCAGTTCGGTGATGACGATATCGCCCACGGCATGCGTTATGCCGTTGGTGGCGGTAAGCGCCTTCGTGGGTTCTTGGTATTGGAAAGCGCGGCGCTTTTTGACGTGCCCCAAGAGCGTGCGCTTTATGCGGCGGCGGCGGTGGAATGCCTGCACGCTTACAGCCTTGTCCACGACGATCTGCCCTGCATGGACGACGACGACCTGCGCCGGGGCCAGCCCACGGTGCACAAGAAATGGAACGAGGCGACGGCCGTTCTGGTCGGCGATGCGCTTCAGACCTTCGCGTTCGAGTTAATAAGCGGCGAGGACGCCGGCACGGCGGAGGAGCGGGTGGCCCTGTGCGCGAGCCTCGCGAAAGCGAGCGGTGCGCAGGGGATGGTTTTGGGTCAAGCTCAAGATATTGCAGCGGAAACTGCCGGCCGCCCACTGACGCTAGAAGAAATCACCGACCTGCAAGCCAACAAGACGGGCCGCCTGATCGAATGGCCCGCCCTTGCGGGCGCGGTGCTTGGCCACGCTGATTCCGCGCCGTTGCGGGCTTACGCCCGTGCCATTGGCCTCGCGTTTCAGATTGCCGATGACATTCTGGACGTCGAAGGCGATGCGGCGCTTGCGGGGAAGGCTCTGCGCAAGGACGCTGATGCAGGAAAGGCGACGTTCGTGTCCCTCCTCGGGCTTTCCGCGGCCAAGGCCCGCTCCCAAGCCCTCCTCGCAGAGGCCACTGCGGCGCTTCAGCCCTATGGCGATAAAGCGCAGAGTCTTCGCGATTTGGCGCACTATATAGTGACTCGAGATAAGTAA
- a CDS encoding exodeoxyribonuclease VII small subunit, translated as MTDKPIEEMSFEDAIRELEQVVTQLDRGDVALEDSIKLYERGAALKARCEAKLKEAEEKVAQITLDASGQPKGATPVEGL; from the coding sequence ATGACCGATAAACCCATCGAGGAAATGAGCTTCGAGGATGCGATCCGCGAGTTGGAGCAGGTCGTGACCCAGCTGGATCGGGGCGACGTGGCGCTGGAAGATTCCATCAAGCTTTATGAACGTGGCGCGGCCCTGAAGGCCCGCTGCGAAGCGAAGCTGAAAGAGGCCGAAGAAAAGGTCGCGCAGATCACATTGGATGCCAGCGGCCAACCGAAAGGTGCGACCCCAGTTGAGGGTCTGTAA
- a CDS encoding histone deacetylase family protein, with product MLIINNPSGLQHEMPDGHPERIARLETVFAVLAEVEADRVEAPLATEDDIALCHPQSYIDALRNAMPEAGMVQIDADTSASAGTWEAALRGVGGCLLAVDRVLSGAHKRAFVATRPPGHHAEKTRAMGFCLFGNIAIAARHALERHGLSRVAVVDFDVHHGNGTQDILWDEARALFISSHQMPLYPGSGAVHERGASDNVMNLPLSPGSDGQAMRSRYESHVFPRLREFAPELILISAGFDAHTRDPLANLNWEDEDFAWVTRELVKVAEEVCKGRIVSTLEGGYDLQGLGDGVLAHVTELEDHDDR from the coding sequence ATGCTTATCATCAATAACCCCAGCGGCCTTCAGCACGAGATGCCCGACGGCCATCCAGAGCGTATCGCCCGTTTAGAGACTGTTTTCGCCGTCTTGGCTGAAGTAGAAGCCGATCGGGTAGAGGCGCCTTTGGCCACCGAAGACGACATCGCCCTGTGCCACCCGCAAAGCTACATCGACGCCCTGCGCAATGCGATGCCCGAGGCCGGGATGGTTCAGATTGACGCCGACACCAGTGCCTCGGCGGGCACGTGGGAAGCGGCGCTGCGCGGTGTCGGCGGCTGTCTTCTGGCCGTGGACCGTGTCCTGTCTGGTGCCCACAAGCGTGCCTTCGTGGCCACGCGGCCGCCCGGTCACCACGCCGAAAAGACCCGTGCCATGGGGTTCTGCCTGTTCGGCAATATCGCGATCGCCGCCCGTCACGCGCTGGAACGCCATGGGTTGTCCCGTGTGGCTGTGGTTGATTTTGACGTACACCACGGCAATGGCACCCAAGACATCCTGTGGGACGAGGCGCGGGCGTTGTTCATTTCGTCCCATCAGATGCCGCTCTACCCCGGTTCGGGCGCGGTGCATGAGCGGGGTGCCTCTGACAACGTGATGAATCTGCCGCTGTCCCCCGGCTCGGACGGACAAGCGATGCGCTCGCGCTACGAAAGCCATGTGTTCCCGCGCCTGCGCGAATTCGCGCCTGAGTTGATCCTGATCTCTGCCGGGTTTGATGCCCATACCCGTGACCCCCTCGCCAACCTGAACTGGGAGGACGAGGATTTTGCCTGGGTCACGCGCGAACTGGTGAAGGTGGCTGAAGAGGTCTGCAAAGGCCGCATCGTCTCGACTTTGGAAGGCGGGTATGATCTTCAGGGGCTCGGCGACGGCGTGCTTGCCCATGTGACAGAGTTGGAGGACCACGATGACCGATAA